The following are from one region of the Roseofilum casamattae BLCC-M143 genome:
- a CDS encoding ABC transporter ATP-binding protein translates to MAKELAIRTCGLTKQFDRHIAVNDLDLEVGRGEVYGLIGPNGAGKTTLIRMLAAAEEPTTGEIYINGDRLRRDHSNPSLKRRIGYLPDDFPVYEDLTVWDYLDYFARLYQLKDPRRRQRLYDVLELVQLSNKRNSQISTLSRGMKQRLSLARTIIHEPILLLLDEPVSGLDPIARMQFREIIKVLQEAGMTVLISSHVLSDLAELCTSVGIMELGFLVESTTLKDLYQRLSRQQIVISTLGSPEDAIAEIKQFPQVEGWETLSSGQVRVNFNGTPEESAELLRSLVAAKLPIAEFSPTQEDLETIFLKLGHQQAS, encoded by the coding sequence ATGGCAAAAGAACTGGCAATCCGTACCTGTGGACTCACCAAGCAATTTGACCGCCATATTGCCGTCAATGACCTAGACCTAGAAGTAGGAAGAGGCGAAGTCTATGGGTTAATCGGACCGAACGGAGCGGGCAAAACAACGCTAATTCGGATGTTAGCCGCCGCCGAAGAGCCAACCACTGGTGAAATTTATATCAATGGCGATCGCCTCCGACGCGACCATTCCAACCCCTCCCTAAAACGACGGATTGGTTATCTCCCCGACGACTTCCCCGTCTACGAAGACCTCACGGTTTGGGATTACCTAGACTATTTTGCTCGGCTCTACCAACTCAAAGATCCGCGCCGTCGCCAGCGCCTGTACGATGTGTTAGAACTGGTACAACTGAGTAACAAGCGCAATAGTCAAATTTCCACCCTCTCACGAGGGATGAAACAACGGCTATCTCTGGCGCGCACCATTATCCACGAACCCATTCTCCTCCTGCTCGACGAACCGGTTTCCGGGTTAGACCCGATCGCTCGAATGCAATTCCGCGAGATTATCAAAGTGCTGCAAGAAGCAGGAATGACCGTTCTCATTTCCTCCCACGTCCTCAGCGACCTCGCAGAACTTTGTACCTCAGTGGGCATTATGGAACTGGGATTTTTGGTGGAAAGTACCACCCTGAAAGACCTGTACCAACGCTTGAGTCGGCAACAAATTGTCATTTCTACCTTGGGATCTCCAGAAGATGCGATCGCCGAAATTAAGCAGTTTCCACAAGTCGAAGGTTGGGAAACCCTCTCATCCGGACAAGTTCGGGTGAACTTCAATGGAACGCCAGAAGAGAGCGCCGAGCTATTGCGATCGCTCGTAGCTGCGAAGCTTCCCATCGCGGAATTTTCGCCCACCCAAGAAGACCTAGAAACCATCTTCCTTAAACTGGGTCACCAACAAGCATCATAA
- a CDS encoding Uma2 family endonuclease — protein MVQELLSQSQIDARLYPDSDGKPMADNTVQFRLMTTIVGGLSALFQERDDVFVAGDLLWYPKKAGTVTAVEQNLPFRQAPDVMVVFGVEPKDRGSYKQWEEGNIVPQVAMEILSPSNSKGEMEDKFQFYDYYGVEEYYVYNPKQNTLQGWLRSQGRLTEIAQMEGWTSPLLQVRFSTLSQDLQVFAPSGEAFGTYADVVHDRDRQQQRADGAEFDRDRQQQRADTAELERDRATERAESAESDLQQLREKLRQLNIDPDALS, from the coding sequence ATGGTACAAGAGTTACTCTCTCAATCGCAAATCGATGCTCGACTCTACCCAGATAGCGATGGCAAACCCATGGCAGATAATACCGTTCAATTTCGTTTAATGACAACCATTGTCGGAGGATTGTCGGCTCTGTTCCAAGAGCGAGATGATGTGTTTGTCGCTGGCGATCTGTTGTGGTACCCCAAAAAAGCAGGAACCGTAACGGCAGTCGAACAAAACTTACCGTTTAGACAAGCGCCGGATGTGATGGTGGTGTTCGGAGTCGAGCCAAAAGATAGAGGCTCTTATAAGCAATGGGAAGAAGGAAATATTGTGCCGCAAGTCGCCATGGAAATTTTATCCCCAAGTAATAGTAAAGGCGAAATGGAGGATAAATTTCAGTTTTACGACTACTATGGCGTGGAAGAATACTATGTCTACAATCCCAAACAGAATACATTACAAGGATGGTTGAGAAGTCAGGGTAGATTAACAGAAATTGCGCAAATGGAGGGTTGGACTAGTCCGTTATTGCAGGTGAGATTTAGTACTTTGTCGCAAGATTTGCAAGTGTTCGCACCAAGCGGGGAAGCCTTCGGAACTTATGCGGATGTAGTGCACGATCGCGATCGCCAACAGCAAAGAGCCGACGGTGCCGAGTTCGATCGCGATCGCCAGCAACAAAGAGCCGATACTGCCGAGCTGGAGCGCGATCGCGCCACAGAGCGAGCTGAAAGTGCCGAATCAGATTTACAACAGCTACGGGAGAAACTGCGACAGTTAAATATCGACCCCGATGCTCTCTCGTAA
- a CDS encoding mCpol domain-containing protein, giving the protein MSTNSLICIGDGDNIGDVIDFHLLSGNIEEASKFSFQVKSALQDIAALAKNQISASLVYVAGDDICFVVSDHLDISDRLTSYCNYFLSKTGNTISFGVGKTSVEALVHLRTAKVSGKGRVIIRGGV; this is encoded by the coding sequence ATGTCCACTAACTCGCTGATTTGTATTGGTGATGGCGATAATATAGGCGATGTAATCGATTTCCACTTGCTCTCAGGAAATATTGAGGAAGCTAGCAAATTTTCATTTCAAGTAAAATCAGCTCTTCAAGATATAGCAGCTTTAGCAAAGAACCAAATTAGTGCTTCACTAGTATATGTTGCTGGTGACGATATATGTTTCGTTGTTTCAGACCACTTGGATATTTCAGATAGACTGACAAGTTATTGCAATTATTTTCTAAGCAAGACTGGGAATACAATATCGTTCGGTGTTGGAAAAACTTCAGTTGAGGCTTTGGTTCACTTGAGAACAGCAAAAGTTTCAGGTAAAGGGCGTGTAATCATTCGTGGAGGTGTGTAA